A region from the Alosa alosa isolate M-15738 ecotype Scorff River chromosome 7, AALO_Geno_1.1, whole genome shotgun sequence genome encodes:
- the mvb12a gene encoding multivesicular body subunit 12A translates to MSLHDLSKSGSRPITAVAWASNSSNCPGPFHTITMTEDGASGCFNKGFGRSGYFLCYSKDQTGGMVVSDIRVITDREAIPHGYCYIPEFMEPRASVLKKKRVCAQMVPVDSVTTAVLDIRLTAKSKGMVQHYTCLGDVHGFVVWCRKGAFSGPTPQAKPRSVSLDLRKLSLEGTAPPQPLRPCNPPAAPPRLSGRRSKLEENSVGESDSSNNIYGITAIDGVPFALHPRFEAQSNGKVPTNSLNNMRIKSIQDIENEYNYTFSVEEQAAKRLTPSAAASS, encoded by the exons atgTCCCTGCATGATTTGTCCAAATCAGGATCGAGGCCCATCACAGCAGTGGCCTGGGCCTCCAACAGCAGCAACTGCCCTGGGCCCTTCCACACg atcaccaTGACGGAGGATGGGGCCAGCGGCTGCTTCAACAAAGGCTTCGGCAGGTCAGGGTACTTCCTGTGCTACAGCAAG GACCAGACTGGTGGCATGGTTGTGTCCGACATCCGGGTGATTACCGACAGAGAGGCCATTCCTCACGGATACTGTTACATCCCAGAGTTCATGGAACCAA gggcCTCAGTGTTGAagaaaaagcgtgtgtgtgcgcagatgGTTCCGGTGGACAGCGTCACCACTGCAGTGCTGGACATCCGGTTGACGGCAAAGAGCAAAGGGATGGTGCAGCATTACACCTGCCTtgg gGACGTGCACGGCTTCGTGGTGTGGTGCAGGAAGGGTGCGTTCTCGGGGCCCACCCCCCAGGCCAAGCCACGCAGCGTCAGTCTGGACCTGCGGAAGCTCTCCCTGGAGGGGACCGCCCCTCCACAGCCACTACGGCCCTG CAACCCCCCTGCAGCGCCACCACGCCTCAGCGGCCGGCGCAGCAAGCTGGAGGAGAACAGTGTCggagaaagtgacagcagcAACAACATCTACGGCATCACAG CCATCGATGGAGTTCCTTTTGCTCTGCATCCAAGATTTGAGGCCCAGTCCAacggcaag GTGCCGACGAACTCCTTAAATAACATGCGTATCAAGTCTATCCAAGACATTGAGAATGAG tacaacTACACATTCTCTGTGGAGGAGCAGGCTGCCAAGCGCCTCACCCCCTCAGCTGCGGCCTCCTCATAG
- the akap8l gene encoding A-kinase anchor protein 8-like encodes MDGRGYGSGFSGWGGGGGGSSSRDLYGYKDSMSGGGGFGGGGGGGSGGYGGSLMKSRLSGGSGLSSTVSNADEVIAKINQRLDMLTQLEGGMKGGGRSDRFDQYHSFQDFSQLLLRHGAPRSLQIWQWPRDGPGGDEGRAMGLGGGLGGSGGGGGGGVGGGGGGGFDSLSIKSQRPRRGKLPSLLGQRMFPETGGFQAPPHAHGHAHGPQDYSSPRHSAGKTEGTEASGEKVKEETKDSAKDSAAAAKPAAEGDKGGVTIQEEITQIKKKLQGKQQQPPAQEEGLPKFKKRRGFMEMSGVKFNAQRMMFACSVCKFRSFYSEDMAAHLESKFHKEHFKFLSSQLSKPTTDFLQEYLNNKFNKTQQRVTQIDNFSAAICQVHKEQDLTREIGMEHFMKKVEAAHCAACDVFIPMQFHLIKKHLRSPDHNYNCKGMMEMSKGHSLSVARSILNHKVIGKKLESYLKGENPFLGNQDDQDPDDSMTMDVSMAEVSSQSLPEAELKDDEEEPKPEGNGTHDNGEDAAAATEEPEAGENKMKMKDQDGANRVGEEEEGGEEGEEGEEGVELGDEEADSVEAEEGDEILDGDEEEEEAAAAAAEEEEAAAEKEEAEAAKEDADASDGEKETDDAANADVVIIE; translated from the exons ATGGACGGACGAGGCTACGGTTCAG GCTTCTCCGGTTGGGGTGGAGGTGGCGGAGGTTCCTCAAGCAGAG ACCTGTATGGGTACAAGGACTCCATGTCGGGCGGCGGGGGcttcggtggtggtggcggtggaggCAGCGGAGGCTACGGCGGTAGCCTGATGAAGAGCAGGCTCTCCGGAGGCTCAGGCCTGTCCTCCACGGTGAGCAACGCCGACGAAGTCATCGCCAAGATCAACCAGCGCCTGGACATGCTCACACAGCTGGAGGGTGGCATGAAGGGGGGCGGACGCAGCGACAG GTTTGACCAATACCATTCCTTTCAGGATTTCTCTCAGCTCCTCCTCCGCCATGGGGCCCCGAGATCTCTACAGATCTG GCAGTGGCCTCGCGACGGGCCGGGAGGGGATGAGGGGCGAGCCATGGGCTTGGGCGGAGGCCTTGGCGGCAGTGGTGGAGGGGGCGGTGGTGgcgttggtggtggtggcggcggagGCTTTGACAGCCTCTCCATAAAATCTCAAAGGCCA AGGCGAGGCAAGCTGCCGTCCCTGCTGGGCCAGCGCATGTTCCCCGAGACCGGGGGCTTCCAGGCACCCCCCCACGCCCACGGCCACGCCCACGGCCCCCAGGACTACTCCTCTCCTCGCCA TTCTGCAGGGAAGACTGAAGGTACTGAGGCCAGCGGTGAAAAGGTCAAGGAGGAAACCAAGGACTCAGCCAAGGACTCTGctgct GCTGCCAAGCCTGCCGCTGAAGGAGACAAAGGAG GGGTGACCATCCAGGAGGAGATCACTCAGATCAAGAAAAAGCTACAGggcaagcagcagcagccgccagCCCAGGAGGAGGGCCTGCCCAAGTTTAAGAAGCGCCGCGGCTTCATGGAGATGTCCGGGGTCAAGTTCAACGCCCAGAG gaTGATGTTTGCCTGCTCCGTGTGCAAGTTCCGCTCGTTCTACAGCGAGGACATGGCCGCTCACCTGGAGAGCAAGTTCCACAAGGAGCACTTCAAGTTCCTCTCCAGCCAGCTCTCCAAGCCCACCACGGACTtcctgcag GAGTACCTGAACAACAAGTTCAATAAGACACAGCAGAGGGTCACCCAGATCGACAACTTCAGCGCTGCCATCTGCCAAGTGCACAAGGAGCAGGACCtcaccagag aGATCGGTATGGAGCACTTCATGAAGAAGGTGGAGGCGGCCCACTGTGCAGCCTGTGACGTATTCATCCCCATGCAGTTCCACCTCATCAAGAAGCACCTGCGCTCCCCTGACCACAACTACAACTGCAAg GGTATGATGGAGATGTCTAAAGGCCACAGTCTATCAGTGGCTCGCAGCATCCTCAACCACAAGGTCATCGGCAAGAAGCTGGAGAGCTACCTCAag GGTGAGAACCCCTTTTTGGGTAACCAGGACGACCAGGACCCTGACGACTCCATGACGATGGATGTGTCTATGGCCGAGGTGAGCAGTCAAAGCCTGCCAGAGGCGGAGCTTAAGGATGACGAGGAGGAGCCCAAGCCAGAAGGCAATGGTACCCATGACAACGGCGAAGACGCAGCCGCCGCCACAGAAGAGCCAGAGGCAGGCGAGAACAAG atgaagatgaaggatCAGGACGGTGCgaacagagtgggagaggaggaggagggtggtgaGGAAGgggaagaaggagaggaaggtGTGGAGCTGGGCGACGAGGAGGCCGACAGTGTGGAGGCCGAGGAGGGAGACGAGATCCTCGAcggagacgaggaggaggaagaggcggcggcagcagcagctgaggaggaggaggcggcggctGAGAAGGAAGAGGCAGAGGCAGCTAAGGAAGACGCCGACGCCTCTGACGGCGAGAAGGAGACAGATGACGCGGCCAACGCAGATGTGGTCATAATCGAGTga